Proteins encoded by one window of Cylindrospermum stagnale PCC 7417:
- a CDS encoding type II toxin-antitoxin system HicA family toxin, translating into MPAIPILKPTEVIKAFEKLGWEVSRQRGSHIILTKEGHPATLSVPNHYEVARGTLRSLISKAGITADEFIEALED; encoded by the coding sequence ATGCCTGCTATACCAATATTGAAACCTACGGAGGTTATTAAGGCATTTGAGAAACTAGGCTGGGAGGTTTCCCGTCAGCGTGGGAGTCATATTATTCTCACAAAGGAAGGACATCCAGCTACACTTTCTGTACCAAATCATTATGAAGTAGCACGCGGTACTTTACGCAGTCTAATTTCTAAAGCGGGAATTACTGCGGATGAATTTATAGAAGCGTTGGAGGATTGA
- a CDS encoding adenosine deaminase family protein, with amino-acid sequence MKRYWQLLIAFVIGVGIFCGVNYGESLFLPAFSRENSGQQKISLQTNTYLEKVRQDQKLLRTFLQKMPKGGELHTHLSGDITPERLLELAAQSKQIKYFVRVPNQIYRADDPKAYQFVALSPDTQPGSQDSNHTLIPASQLLNPQTESQRQHKQKYRQALMISEAEPDPNTVFFNATFARSDVVTSNPEIVRQMLADVVEKAHKHHISYVEPMLSPFPGNPLGKNKADEYKVLNLTTSREYLTSLIEAVEQANQQLPKNERVEVRFMLSFRRTSAKQFTQLPIAFELAAANDKVGKMIAGINLVGNEYSTDPEIGQAIAQPDNISNYIIALRRLYPSVRLSIHAGETDKWDWHIRDSILLGAERIGHGVNLVTSPEAKSVKQICDAVNSDTIFQAKSAEESLMRRRGILIEACPTSNHLLLKIPFTCHPFKKWLRMGIPVSLNTDDAGIFGTNITEEFARVVESQPDLSWEEVKKIARASLEHAFVSESTQTELIKNWEMQIKQFEAAINQESLKS; translated from the coding sequence ATGAAAAGATACTGGCAGCTACTGATTGCTTTTGTAATCGGAGTCGGGATATTTTGTGGTGTAAACTATGGAGAGAGCTTGTTTTTACCTGCCTTCAGTCGAGAAAATAGCGGGCAACAAAAAATATCACTCCAAACAAATACCTATTTAGAAAAAGTCCGACAAGACCAAAAACTGTTACGCACTTTTCTGCAAAAAATGCCTAAAGGTGGAGAATTGCACACCCACCTGAGTGGTGATATTACCCCAGAACGGTTATTAGAATTGGCAGCGCAATCAAAACAGATTAAATACTTTGTGCGAGTACCCAATCAAATTTACCGCGCAGACGACCCCAAAGCTTATCAATTTGTAGCATTATCACCAGATACTCAACCAGGTTCCCAAGATAGCAATCATACATTAATACCAGCTTCTCAGCTACTCAACCCACAGACAGAATCTCAACGTCAGCACAAACAAAAATATCGTCAAGCCTTGATGATATCTGAAGCCGAACCAGATCCAAATACAGTATTTTTTAACGCAACTTTTGCCCGTAGTGATGTTGTCACCAGCAACCCAGAAATTGTGCGTCAAATGTTAGCAGATGTGGTGGAAAAAGCACACAAGCATCACATCAGTTATGTAGAACCAATGTTATCTCCTTTCCCCGGTAATCCACTTGGTAAAAACAAGGCAGATGAATATAAAGTATTGAATCTGACTACATCACGAGAGTATTTGACTAGCTTGATAGAAGCAGTAGAACAAGCAAATCAACAGTTACCAAAAAACGAGCGTGTAGAAGTCCGATTTATGCTCTCTTTTCGTCGTACCAGCGCTAAACAGTTTACACAATTACCCATCGCTTTTGAATTAGCAGCCGCCAATGATAAAGTAGGTAAAATGATCGCAGGTATCAACCTCGTTGGTAACGAATACTCAACAGATCCAGAGATTGGTCAAGCAATAGCTCAACCAGATAATATTAGTAATTATATTATCGCATTACGTCGCCTTTATCCCTCAGTCCGCTTATCAATTCATGCAGGTGAAACTGATAAATGGGACTGGCACATTCGAGATTCAATTTTACTAGGAGCAGAGCGCATTGGACATGGAGTAAACTTAGTTACATCTCCAGAAGCCAAATCAGTCAAACAGATTTGTGATGCAGTCAATTCAGATACTATCTTCCAAGCAAAATCAGCAGAAGAATCACTGATGCGCCGACGTGGTATTTTGATTGAAGCTTGTCCAACAAGTAACCATTTACTATTAAAAATTCCCTTCACCTGTCATCCTTTTAAAAAATGGTTGAGAATGGGGATTCCGGTTTCTCTCAACACCGATGATGCTGGTATCTTTGGCACGAATATCACAGAAGAATTTGCCCGTGTAGTTGAGAGTCAACCAGATTTGAGTTGGGAAGAAGTCAAGAAAATCGCTCGTGCCAGTTTAGAACATGCATTTGTTTCTGAGTCAACTCAAACAGAGTTAATTAAAAATTGGGAAATGCAAATAAAGCAATTTGAAGCAGCTATCAATCAAGAGAGTTTGAAGAGTTAG
- a CDS encoding type II toxin-antitoxin system HicB family antitoxin encodes MENSFTAVFEKVDDWYIGYVQELPGANVQEKTLEEARESLREAIELILISNRELTEQQLYKIDKGGQDANPTRV; translated from the coding sequence ATGGAAAACTCCTTTACTGCGGTATTTGAAAAGGTAGATGATTGGTATATTGGCTATGTCCAAGAGTTACCAGGTGCGAATGTACAAGAAAAAACACTAGAAGAAGCGAGAGAAAGTTTGCGGGAAGCGATAGAGTTGATTTTAATATCAAATCGGGAACTGACTGAGCAACAACTTTATAAGATAGATAAGGGCGGGCAAGATGCCAACCCCACAAGAGTTTAA
- a CDS encoding Uma2 family endonuclease, producing the protein MVQALPKIVTFAEFIEWLPDKGRYELHDGVIVEMNPPVGFHEDIICFLSERITAEYLRLNLPYGIPRTTFVKPPASESSYLPDVLVINRSILANDATWKKSAIISQPDSIPLVIEVVSTNWQDDYYKKLGDYERLGIHEYWIVDYLALGSRRFIGNPKEPTISIHELIDGEYQVSHFRGSDLIVSPTFANLNLTAEQILKAGNIFE; encoded by the coding sequence ATGGTTCAAGCCTTACCAAAAATAGTAACTTTTGCAGAATTTATAGAATGGCTACCTGATAAAGGACGCTATGAATTACATGATGGGGTAATTGTTGAAATGAATCCACCTGTAGGTTTTCATGAAGATATTATTTGTTTTTTATCTGAGAGAATCACGGCTGAGTATTTACGCTTAAACTTACCCTATGGAATACCAAGAACAACTTTTGTTAAGCCACCTGCAAGCGAATCAAGCTATTTACCAGATGTATTGGTGATAAATCGATCTATTTTAGCAAATGACGCCACCTGGAAAAAATCAGCAATAATTTCTCAACCAGATTCTATTCCCTTAGTTATTGAAGTTGTTAGTACTAACTGGCAAGATGATTATTATAAAAAGCTTGGTGATTATGAAAGGTTAGGCATTCATGAATACTGGATTGTAGACTATCTAGCGCTGGGGAGTAGAAGGTTTATTGGTAATCCTAAAGAACCAACTATTTCTATTCACGAATTGATAGATGGGGAATACCAAGTTAGTCATTTTAGAGGTAGTGATTTGATAGTTTCACCAACTTTCGCAAATTTGAATTTGACTGCTGAACAGATTTTGAAAGCTGGTAATATTTTCGAGTAA
- a CDS encoding type II toxin-antitoxin system HicB family antitoxin translates to MPAKPMKFIITIFQDEDGIFIAECPSIPGCVSQGKTEREAEENIQDAIKECLEVRLKKGMPLTVITREVEVYI, encoded by the coding sequence ATGCCAGCAAAACCTATGAAATTTATCATTACTATCTTTCAAGATGAAGATGGAATCTTTATTGCTGAATGTCCATCAATTCCTGGTTGTGTTAGTCAAGGTAAAACTGAACGAGAGGCTGAAGAAAATATTCAAGATGCAATTAAGGAATGTTTAGAAGTGAGACTTAAAAAAGGTATGCCATTGACTGTGATAACTCGTGAAGTGGAAGTTTATATCTAA
- the bchH gene encoding magnesium chelatase subunit H — MKRIVLIAGFESFNADLYRKAAFVANSRCPELDIRVFSDRDITTKGIEVEASLQGADVFFGSLLFDYDQVMWLRQRLQRVPIRLVFESALELMSLTKLGDFAIGDKPKGMPKPVKFILDKFSNGREEDKLAGYISFLKIGPKLLKFVPVQKVQDLRNWLIIYGYWNAGGPENVASLFWTLAEKYLKLKIGDIPPPLETPNMGLLHPDYQGFFTSPREYLEWYQKKIRTSPPFQEGLGGSPSIKPVVGILLYRKHVITKLPYIPQLISQFETAGLIPLPIFINGVEGHVAVRDWMTTDYEIQQRQLGNIQTPSLSNEAVKIDAIVSTIGFPLVGGPAGSMEAGRQIEVAKRILTAKNIPYIIAAPLLIQDIYSWTRQGVGGLQSVVLYALPELDGAIDTIPLGGLVGEQIYLVPERVQRLIGRVKSWVSLRQKPVSERKISIILYGFPPGYGAVGTAALLNVPRSLIKFLHALKDQGYTVGDIPDDGEELIRRVKAADENPTPTLPASGEGVISPLVYGGVRGGSSVNARTLEKWLGYLRTSRIEKQWKSLTGTGIKTYGDEFNIGGVQLGNIWIGVQPPLGIQGDPMRLMFERDLTPHPQYAAFYKWLQNDFQADAVVHFGMHGTVEWLPGSPLGNTGYSWSDILLGNLPNLYIYAANNPSESILAKRRGYGVLISHNVPPYGRAGLYKELVALRDLIAEYREDPQKNYLLKEGICKKIVDTGLDADCPFEDAKRLGITFSPENVRLFSGHAFDDYLVKLYEYLQVLECRLFSSGLHVLGEAPNEEEMAGYLNGYFGEDNEPPRCQERQEEEGEIRDLLMQSTDELTNLLRGLNGEFILPAPGGDLLRDGAGVLPTGRNIHALDPYRMPSPAAFERGREIGRKMISQHLDEHGKYPETVAVLLWGLDAIKTKGESLGILLELVGAEPVKEGTGRIVRYELKSLGDVGHPRIDVLGNLSGIFRDSFVNIIELLDDLFQRAADADESEEENFIRKHALALKAQGVENTSARLFSNPAGDFGSLVNDRVVDGNWESGEELGNTWQSRNVFSYGREDKGQARPEVLQTLLKTSDRIIQEIDSVEYGLTDIQEYYANTGGLKKAAEKQSGKKVTTSFVESFSKDTTPRNLDDLLRMEYRTKLLNPKWADAMANQGSGGAFEISQRMTALIGWGGTADFTDDWVYDQAADTYALDADMAEKLRKANPEAFRNIIGRMLEAHGRGFWQTDQDKLDKLRQLYDLTDEQLEGVTV; from the coding sequence ATGAAACGTATCGTCTTGATTGCTGGGTTTGAATCGTTCAACGCTGACTTGTACAGGAAAGCGGCTTTTGTGGCTAACTCTCGCTGTCCGGAGTTGGATATTCGGGTGTTTAGCGATCGCGATATTACCACCAAGGGAATCGAGGTAGAAGCATCACTCCAAGGCGCAGATGTGTTCTTCGGCAGCTTGCTGTTTGACTATGATCAAGTGATGTGGTTGCGTCAGCGCCTTCAAAGAGTCCCCATCCGTCTCGTCTTCGAGTCAGCCTTAGAATTGATGAGTTTAACCAAACTGGGTGATTTTGCGATCGGTGACAAACCCAAAGGAATGCCCAAACCAGTTAAATTCATCCTCGACAAATTTAGCAACGGAAGAGAAGAAGACAAACTCGCCGGTTATATCAGCTTCTTAAAAATCGGCCCCAAACTCCTCAAATTCGTCCCAGTACAAAAAGTCCAAGACTTACGTAACTGGTTAATTATCTATGGCTACTGGAATGCAGGCGGTCCAGAAAACGTCGCCTCATTATTCTGGACACTAGCAGAAAAATACCTAAAATTAAAAATCGGCGACATTCCACCACCACTAGAAACCCCCAACATGGGATTACTCCATCCCGACTATCAAGGGTTTTTTACATCCCCCCGCGAATATTTAGAATGGTACCAAAAGAAGATCAGAACTAGCCCCCCTTTCCAAGAGGGGTTGGGGGGATCTCCATCAATAAAACCCGTAGTCGGTATTCTTCTTTATCGCAAACACGTTATTACCAAACTACCCTACATTCCCCAACTAATTAGCCAATTTGAAACAGCCGGATTAATCCCCTTACCCATCTTTATCAACGGCGTAGAAGGACACGTTGCAGTCCGCGATTGGATGACAACCGACTACGAAATTCAACAACGACAACTAGGTAATATTCAAACTCCCTCACTTTCTAATGAAGCAGTTAAAATAGATGCAATCGTTTCCACAATCGGCTTTCCTTTAGTCGGTGGACCCGCAGGTTCAATGGAAGCAGGGCGGCAAATAGAAGTCGCCAAACGCATTCTTACCGCTAAAAATATACCCTACATTATCGCCGCACCCCTGCTAATTCAAGATATCTACTCATGGACACGCCAAGGTGTCGGCGGACTGCAAAGTGTAGTCTTGTATGCCTTACCAGAACTAGACGGGGCAATTGATACTATCCCCCTCGGCGGTTTAGTTGGTGAACAAATTTATTTAGTTCCTGAACGAGTACAAAGATTAATTGGTAGAGTCAAAAGCTGGGTTTCTTTGCGGCAAAAACCTGTATCAGAACGCAAAATTTCGATTATTTTATATGGGTTTCCCCCTGGTTATGGCGCTGTAGGTACTGCTGCATTATTAAATGTTCCCCGCAGTTTAATAAAATTTCTTCATGCACTCAAAGACCAAGGTTATACCGTCGGCGATATTCCTGATGATGGCGAAGAATTAATTCGCCGTGTGAAAGCAGCAGATGAGAACCCCACCCCAACCCTCCCCGCAAGCGGAGAGGGAGTCATATCCCCCCTCGTTTACGGGGGGGTTAGGGGGGGTTCTTCTGTGAATGCGCGTACTCTAGAAAAATGGTTAGGATATCTCCGCACTTCTCGCATCGAAAAACAATGGAAATCTCTCACGGGAACGGGTATTAAAACTTATGGTGATGAATTTAATATTGGCGGTGTGCAGTTAGGAAATATCTGGATAGGTGTACAACCACCTTTGGGAATTCAAGGCGACCCTATGCGCTTAATGTTTGAAAGAGATTTAACCCCTCATCCCCAATATGCTGCTTTTTATAAATGGCTACAAAATGATTTTCAAGCTGATGCTGTAGTTCACTTTGGTATGCACGGAACTGTGGAATGGTTGCCGGGTTCACCGTTGGGTAATACTGGTTATTCTTGGTCTGATATTTTGTTAGGAAATTTGCCTAATCTCTATATATATGCGGCGAATAATCCTTCTGAATCTATTTTGGCAAAGCGTCGCGGTTATGGGGTGTTAATTTCTCACAATGTACCACCTTATGGTCGTGCAGGTTTATATAAGGAGTTGGTGGCTTTAAGGGATTTAATTGCTGAATATCGCGAAGATCCGCAAAAGAATTATCTGCTGAAGGAAGGGATTTGTAAGAAGATTGTTGATACTGGTTTAGATGCTGATTGTCCTTTTGAAGATGCTAAACGGTTGGGGATTACTTTTAGTCCGGAAAATGTGCGGTTGTTTAGTGGTCATGCTTTTGATGATTATCTGGTGAAGTTGTATGAGTATCTGCAAGTTCTAGAATGTCGGCTGTTTTCTTCTGGGTTGCATGTTTTGGGTGAAGCGCCGAATGAGGAGGAAATGGCGGGGTATTTGAATGGTTATTTTGGGGAGGATAACGAACCGCCAAGATGCCAAGAACGCCAAGAGGAGGAAGGAGAAATTAGGGATTTGTTGATGCAATCTACTGATGAGTTAACAAATCTTTTGCGGGGTTTGAATGGGGAGTTTATTCTTCCTGCGCCTGGTGGTGATTTGTTGCGTGATGGGGCTGGGGTTTTGCCTACGGGGCGGAATATTCATGCTTTAGATCCTTATCGAATGCCTTCGCCTGCGGCTTTTGAAAGAGGTAGGGAAATTGGCCGAAAGATGATCTCTCAGCATTTAGATGAACATGGGAAATATCCGGAAACTGTGGCGGTTTTGTTATGGGGTTTGGATGCGATTAAAACTAAGGGTGAATCTCTAGGTATTCTTTTGGAATTGGTGGGGGCTGAACCTGTTAAGGAGGGGACTGGCAGAATTGTTAGATATGAGTTGAAATCTCTTGGAGATGTGGGACATCCTCGAATCGATGTGTTGGGGAATCTATCGGGAATTTTTCGGGATAGTTTTGTGAATATTATCGAGTTGTTGGATGATTTGTTTCAACGGGCTGCTGATGCTGATGAGTCGGAGGAAGAGAATTTTATTAGAAAACACGCTTTGGCTTTGAAGGCGCAAGGGGTTGAGAATACGTCGGCGCGGTTGTTTTCTAATCCTGCGGGTGATTTTGGTTCTTTGGTGAATGACAGGGTTGTGGATGGTAACTGGGAGTCTGGGGAGGAGTTGGGGAATACTTGGCAAAGTCGCAATGTTTTTAGCTATGGTAGGGAAGATAAGGGTCAGGCTAGACCGGAAGTTTTGCAGACATTGCTGAAAACTAGCGATCGCATTATCCAAGAAATCGACTCGGTAGAATATGGGTTAACTGATATTCAGGAATACTACGCCAACACTGGCGGTTTGAAGAAAGCAGCCGAAAAGCAAAGCGGTAAAAAGGTAACAACTAGCTTTGTCGAAAGTTTCTCTAAGGACACCACACCCCGAAATTTAGATGATTTGCTGCGGATGGAATACCGCACTAAGTTACTAAATCCCAAATGGGCCGATGCAATGGCTAATCAAGGTTCTGGTGGTGCTTTTGAAATTTCCCAACGGATGACGGCATTAATCGGTTGGGGTGGTACTGCGGATTTTACTGATGATTGGGTATATGACCAAGCCGCTGATACCTATGCTTTAGACGCAGACATGGCGGAGAAGTTACGCAAAGCTAATCCTGAAGCTTTCCGAAATATCATCGGCAGAATGTTAGAAGCACATGGACGCGGTTTCTGGCAAACTGATCAAGATAAGTTAGATAAATTGCGCCAGTTGTATGATTTGACTGATGAACAATTGGAAGGAGTGACGGTGTAA
- a CDS encoding type II toxin-antitoxin system death-on-curing family toxin codes for MQNPKFVEKEDVLSIHDKQLRLYGGLPGIRDEGSLESAISAPQATFGGEFLYPTIVEQAATYLFNINKNHAFIDGNKRVSFAVMVTFLNMNDYKINKEGKEAEELTIQVADNKVNKQELIEILKDCITELF; via the coding sequence TTGCAAAATCCTAAATTTGTTGAAAAAGAAGATGTGTTAAGTATACATGATAAGCAATTAAGGCTGTATGGTGGCTTACCAGGTATACGAGATGAAGGTTCGCTAGAATCTGCTATTTCCGCACCTCAAGCAACCTTTGGGGGAGAATTTTTATATCCGACAATTGTGGAACAAGCAGCAACATACTTATTTAACATAAATAAAAATCATGCTTTTATAGATGGTAATAAGCGAGTTTCGTTTGCTGTTATGGTGACATTCTTGAACATGAATGATTACAAAATTAACAAGGAAGGCAAGGAAGCAGAGGAATTAACAATACAGGTTGCTGATAATAAAGTGAATAAACAAGAATTAATTGAAATTCTGAAAGATTGCATTACAGAACTATTTTAA